A single window of Neospora caninum Liverpool complete genome, chromosome XII DNA harbors:
- a CDS encoding Poly-zinc finger protein 1, related, which yields MTKSRLKRIRARLALLAKAERGEVKVGGQLEKSKSKLKAEAQKKQGVKGTQKKPTGKRDGTGNGKQKSASAARKLTGSQKKKLNKICLRCRKKGHLLENCPLAQSSATGSSAAENDTTQSDAKSGPVMSGICFNCGATDHTLKNCKKKRKPDGALPFALCFICGNRGHLSSGCPKSTTGSCHTCGSIYHLQIECPEFQRQQKERLSQEKQRRSAAGNSHGRTENKEEHKGKVHAKDRGGATARNAHRKNQEPDPDEFWMGQSG from the exons ATGACGAAATCTCGGTTGAAGAGAATTCGTGCGCGTCTGGCGCTGCTGGCCAAGGCTGAACGAGGCGAAGTCAAGGTCGGAGGCCAGCTGGAGAAGTCGAAGAGCAAGCTGAAGGCTGAGGCTCAAAAAAAGCAGGGAGTGAAAGGGACACAAAAGAAACcgacggggaaacgcgacggaACGGGCAATGGGAAGCAAAAGTCAGCTTCGGCGGCGCGAAAACTAACCGGttcgcagaagaaaaagctgaACAAAATCTGCCTCCGTT GTAGAAAGAAAGGCCACTTGCTGGAGAATTGCCCGCTTGCCCAGTCCAGTGCCACAGGGTCTTCTGCCGCGGAGAATGACACAACGCAAAGCGACGCCAAAAGTGGACCGGTGATGAGCGGCATTTGCTTCAACTGCGGCGCGACGGACCACACACTGAAGAACTGCAAAAAAAAGCGCAAGCCA GACGGGGCGCTACCGTTCGCATTATGCTTCATCTGTGGCAACAGAGGGCACTTGTCTTCTGGTTGTCCTAAGTCTACAACAG GTTCCTGCCACACATGTGGGTCGATTTATCATCTCCAGATCGAGTGTCCTGAATTCCAGCGCCAGCAGAAAGAGCGTTTGAgccaggagaaacagagacgctcgGCGGCTGGCAATTCGCATGGTCGCACTGAAAACAAGGAAGAACACAAAGGAAAAGTGCATGCAAAAGATCGAGGGGGTGCAACGGCTCGGAATGCTCACAGAAAAAACCAAGAGCCTGACCCAGACGAGTTTTGGATGGGTCAGAGCGGTTAG